The Mauremys reevesii isolate NIE-2019 unplaced genomic scaffold, ASM1616193v1 Contig5, whole genome shotgun sequence nucleotide sequence cctctctgctcaggatattggggttcagcttcctgggtcagacgctgcagcctccattgtgacctgggagaccaggcttagcagctgctactcccccagtggggttctgtgctgggaagtgacctgaattaaagctgcttctctgcctggcccaggggatgactttctccagctggtactagcagacctgggctctgttaatacaaattctgacccacagactccaggtaacagacACACCTCAGAGAatgtgctggggactggcaagaaagtgactgcAAAAacagcccttcccctctcccatttctcctcccattagcaattgccaggagaaaatccagccatgggagagcaaagccccgaggaatgggactttcccagccagagggacagggagagaggacaggggaaggagagactgaaaggggctgtgggagaaatgagtggttgggagagatttccagctctctagtccacctagacacatgtattgctgcatccctgggcagaatcactttccagtgaacaaaacaaggatcagatagaggaaaagccagttcccgactccatattccccctgctggggtgtggctgccatggggtcagtgtctgagggaatcccccacagtgactccttttggttctgctcttttctagccttgtgttcagagacaaagggcaggaCTATGCTACCACTGGATCGTCAGgtagcgctctcccatcaacgcCAGTACTCCACTGCCTCAAGGGGCGAATGTGGAGTCAATGGGTTAGCAGCAGCAGTCAGATGCTGCAGTTAGTCAATCTAAGTAagctgacttcagctatgctattttcatagctgaagttgtgtatcttagatcaacctccacctccagtgtagaccagggttttgctgtgggatggggggagggagaaaggaggttaacaatctctctgtgggcttagcctggcaggaggggccaggtctacgctgtaataaagagatcaagcattttcccaggatgggagaatctaggatgtctgtctgcagggaaagagcctgggtgaaccgtgatgtgaaattaactaaggcctgttctgtaacccccacaactgcccttctcgccctggcaggctgcaGAACAATGTCCATGTTTCAGTCAacctcatcccatcctcccatgggacataggagagaaatggctgcagaggagtcagtccaggtagggattatcgtggggttgctggtgggctcctgctggagggagagggacagcaaatatagcggagatgggaagatttgcacagtctggtttggaggttggagcggggcaggaaatgcacaggttgGGAAAGAGAGAATGACAGATTGTGGCAAACCTGCTTGGAGTTGTTTAATAaatggcctagattctaggagcAGACCCATGATATTAGGAAGTTGAAATGCCCTCAATTCtggaacagaaaataacccagctacatggggctaggaaaactgaccagactcccggTGTTGGAGCCTGATCCGACTAACCACTGGCTGCTgagagatatgaagggggcacccaccaatcagacttaggggagattcccctccctacatatccagctcctcacaatgaggagagtgttgggcttcctaccctGCTagaggctccatctcctgtatcagtctgtggctagtaggtgtgtgatggatctgctgggagagacaaggagcTCTTTCTTCATCCCCTCACCTTGGTGTTTCCAGGATTCTCTGAGCGGGTGTGGGGTGGGACTGTGTTGACTGTCATCCACCAGAGCTTCACCTTGATTGAaagtgtgagtggggcagcaggtcctgagtgttggactcttgctctttcaggggccgatgacatttgaggaggtggctgtgtatttcaccagggaagagtgggctctgctggacctcgctcagagagccctgtacagagatgtcatgcaggagaactatgagaatgtgacctcgctgggtaagggttcctgtcccctcggttcttggaaggggaaatgaagagatatggTTCATGCCACCCCCCCCAATGCCATCATTACTCTGCCTTATTTCAGcgtcaccccaatatgccagtgacacacactgccacagaccctcccctgctgcagaacactttgggaacagcacACAGGAgcagtattgcacagtgtcaaatatctcctttTTGCTCATGTAAAACTGGTAGTTAGGTCTGGCctaacgtaagaacataagaatgtccgtactgggtcagagcaaaggtccatctaggccagtatcctgtccacTGACAGCGGCCaactccaggtgccccagagtgtGTGAACCAaacagtgatctctctcctgccatccatcacctgCTTCTGATAAACAGtccccgtcctggctaatagctattaatggagctaacctccatgaatttatccagttctctttgaaaccctgttatagtcctagccttcacaacctcttcaggcaaggagtcccacaggttgactgtgcgttgtgtgaagaaatacttccttttgtttgttctaaacctgcttcctattaatttcattgggtgattctTAGTctttgtgttatgaggagtaaataacacttccttattcactttctccatgccagtcatgattttatagacctctctcatatccccccttgtcccttttccaagctgaaacgtcccagtctttttaatctgacctcttacagaagttgttccatacccctaatcatttttttgtccttttctgaaccttttccaattccaatatatcttctttgagatggagagaccacatctgcacgcagtattcaagatgtgggtgtaccatggatttatagagaggcaatatattttctgtcttattatctatccctttcttaatgattcccaactttttgtttgctttttgacagccactgcacgttgagtggatgtttccagagaactatccacagtgactccaaaatctctcttgagtggaaacagataatttagaccccataattttatatgtatagttgagattgttttccaatgggctgcactatgtgttatcctgacatctacaactgctgagctcctgcagtcagtgatatccctgcccttcctgttccctttctcccctgaaccccaccagcccatggttactgttcccagcttccccaggactctctcattgtctctggacctgtctgtcagcaagaagcagtgccaggggcacttgccctctgtctggagtctttgatttcggggacatggatttacttccTCTGTGTTTTAGGAGAGTCTTTGAAATTGAGCGTCTGTgatattaaccacagtgcaatctggagtgtagaacagctgtgtgactcagttcccaagctggggtgccttttacactgctttactgtgagagcagccactgctgcgcaggtaacacacagtctccagcatgtaactcactcccagccaCACAGtactgagtgctgctagtcagtgactcacaaattacaCTACACCACCGGAGAACCCCGGAAAATTCTCtggtcccagacttcccccagaaatgtgcatccagcactgtccagcacactactgaacaatgcaagctcatatgaaagctgtcatttcatcagtggaaaacgACATGCTCCAACCTtgtcattccaaatggagtttccaacacacttgaatccaaacacactggttagataaaacaaaattgttaactgctggaaaaaaaaatttcagtgacTATGGGTAATGAggtataaaagtcagaattgtttacacaagaaatgcaagataaaacacaaactaacatctaagttaacaagctaaaaaggattcaaagcaaatgtttcttTCACATAGgttgagacaggctggttttcctttcagccaggactccccctaacctgcccctgccgcccaagttcagttcttcaggatttgtcatgggcagagggaaagaggggagagagagagtcccaagcattttcctcacctctttttataatttagtcctttgtactagaaacaacttcagttctcagctgagtcatggtgacaggctgtctgttGGAGATATGAGCTTCCAGTGTCCCTGTGTTgaaatgtaaatgtcttcacaccttccccctgccagcaaatggctgtttgaccagctgtttgccttgctgtctctgaggaactggtttgtgggtgttccccagaattgtaactttttgtaatatcatactttttgtaaaacctcataactttacatgcagtgttgctacacattttaacagaaggataatattcagtagattatgcgatTTCAAGTGATACCTCACAAcccatactgcgtacaaaattgatcataattttccagaagagtgagcataggattacagactgacacaggtctgtgtgtgttcccagcagatatgtgggtatttgaATCCCTCCTAAGCGGAGTGTACTGCATTTTCAAGGACCTGGGCAGTTGGTTCTGGGAATTCACTGAtttactaagtgtgacactgtctggaattgtgagacactttattttattattactttattattaataccaatatgataaaattgcaataaattgtgctagatatgccatgttaggtgtcagggaaaatgttataattttccagtacaatcattttgtttgtatcacttttgtattgtgagatatagatatgtagggtatatctgtattccaggcTGTGGACTGTgtatctgggtgacacccccagatctattggcatcagcacttcctaccctgtttgatggcccatccagggtcatcagctgtacaatgaacccatggaaaggaccaaggggatacacctattgagtcagcaagatatgccggggtatgcctgtgtaatgagacctccaaggcttttccctGCCATGTGccgtgaagcttgtgtttgggacacaggaagtacaagccacatggcataaggaatataaagggcagctgcatcatctgcaTTTtatcttcaatccctcttcctgcctctggagcaacttctctataAACCACCATAGGccctgactctgtgggtgctccacccacCGGGGAGCTCAGCTGTTGGCAACTGCCAATCCGCTATTTAGCATGCTCAGCAGCTCTTTGGCTGGCTgtggccaatcagctgtttggtgccaaTGCCCGCCTATCAGCTATTTTCCCTGCAGCTGCTGAAACTCCTAGCTCCAATGCAGGCAGGTGTGAGTCCTTTTAATTTTCAGGGCTTGGCAGCTTCTGGGCCAGCTGTGGCGGGGTGGGCAGCCTctcagcagggagctggggggagacaGCTGGGCAGCTTCTCGACTTGCCCAAGGGGGCTGATGAGGGCTGTACGGGCTGGGGGGTGGAGTTCTCAAGGACTGAGCCAGCCATTCTCAGCCCGCCCTGGTGTCTCCCACAGGACCTATGCTCCCCCtctagccaggaggaagcagcacTGGGCCCCCTTAGTGAAGAGAATTACTGGCACAGGTTAGCCTCCAAATCCATACAGAGTATGACCCTGGGGCTTCAGTGCATAAACAGTGTCCATAGCCATCACGGTCTTCTGCTTCGCATGGTCGGTGTAAGTAACGGCGTCTCGGATCATGTTCTCCAGAAACACCTTCAGCACCCTGCAAGTCTCCTCGTAAAGGAGACCTGAAATACGCTTCACTCCCCCACGACGAGCCAAACGGCGAATAGCAGGTTTCGTAATACCCTGGATGTTATCCCTCAACACCTTCGTATGGCACTTAGCGCCTCCTTTTCTGAGACCCTTGCTTCCCTTACCACGACCAGACCTATTTGCTAGAGTTACAGACAGCcttggtgctgggcagggggacaaACCAAAAGACATTGCTCCTTTAAGAAAAGTTTGCCCTGGTGTCTGATGAGTGAACTTGGGCTGAGGCCAGCTGCTTTCACCCTCCTGGTGCTCCAGCCAGTCAGCTGGGTGCGCCTAGCCACGGCCAAAGGTGAGAGGGGCTTCACTGCAGCCCTAGCCCCAGGTGCAGATGAgcagccccccttcccagcccggaCCCTGCCTGTGCCCAGACTCCTcccatgtgggctctgggagctcccagccctACGGTTCTGACCCAGGTCTTGGGGCTCTGCATCCATTCCCCCACataggggggaagagggggaacagGAGGGGGTAACACACCACCAGTGCTTCTAGCTGCATCCTTCTCCTGGATCCATCCACCCCCCatctcctctgcagctcccagggaaTTCCTTGTGCTGCATTCACCCCCCTGCATCAGCCTCAAGTCAGGAGACATGGCCCTGCTTCACCTTGGGATGCCTGAGCTCATCTTCCTttggggtgctgtgctgctgcagcctgggggaggaagcaacccctcccccccacctttgGCCATGATCCCACCGGGGCTTCCTGCCCACAAAAGTTGCAGAGTGTGTGAGGGAGTCAGCGAGCGAGCGAGCTTCAAAGTGggggtgggctgcagcctgggggacTGGGAGGCACTGGAGTAACACAGCAGCCATACAGCAGGATGAATAAATGGGCTGTTGAATTAAATTTCTCTTTCTGGCTCAGGGTGGGCAGTTTCTGGGCTGGCCATAGTGGGTGGGGTTCGGGGGAGACAGTGCTGCTTTGAGTGCATGGGTGGGAGCGGGCACTAAACAGAGGcaccaggaggtggggagcagaaagagagagatgggaaaagggaCCCAGGTAGAGAGCAAGAACTGGGAAACATCAGGGAGGGGAGATACCAATTATAGACACAATTTCAATGAGTACACTgaaagtgtataaatatgctgaaaatagcctcccctCAAAACTGGCAGAGCACCTCTCCAGCACAAGAACCATTGTCCTTAcggtgggagggggtggaaaggagTGAGTGGTAAGTGGGAGTCATttagggcaggggggcaggaagaagGAGGCATTCAGGAGAGTCtagggagatggggcaggaagaaatacagtgggggcggggccaggacaGGGCACACGctggcaaaaccaaaagtcagcacctatgcaaacTGAatccttgaacaaaggactgaatgacccatccaagctgtggctgTGATCCAAACAGACTTCCAAGCTGGCAACTTACCAATACCACTAAGAACCTGATATGTAGATTTCTGAacgtatctgactgctttcctaTTTAACAACTTTCTTTCTGtttcttgttttctttctcttATCTAAACTTTTAATTTAGATGCTAAAGTATTGCCTGGCATCATGGTATTTTCGGTAAGATCCAAACCCATACTGACTTGGTAACTTgcctgaccctttggggtcaaaagaacattttgtttatttgcgcagagtttttaaataaactCTCACTGTaccggacctaggtgctgactgggagtcagagaagtgcaatgcaataaagggggcagtgtaatttcttttttcagctcaataacccgtgtgggggatcagaagcacagtttgtgactggtcagtgagtttaatttcagtgttaaccaccTGTTTTAGGAGCATCTGCTCtgcctttttcagcctgccctgacgtTGGCATTTTAagtgagggctgccccaggcacaccaggtcacactaagcaccgaagataaattaatagaatggtttttatgaccaagtcttaagAAATCCACTGAActcctttattttctttcatctgagcagggtttccagtttcccaacctgatgtgatctcccggctggaacaaggggaagtgtcatgggtcccagacctccagggttcagaggaaagagagatcctgagagctccctgcacatgggaggaaacattaaagcaactcagaatctgtaagtgcctgaaggaaacatctgggatgccctacaagcccttgggaggtctctcattttattattgtccctagcaggggtcagatcctcagggtaaatatagttcatggcttcctatagatcctagcagacaccaggcattagcttcctcccttccccctgcaaatTTGGATGGGATGCGgaggctgaattgatcccctcctctcctatttgggggaagagtttgagggagttcagttcttgatttttttatttgacctccctccagcactcTTTTTAGTTTGGTCTTCcactttccatccctgtttgaggtttctgtctctatcacagcaggtgttgcaatggtatgtgagaaagaggagcagaattgtcagcaggaaaatgttgagcaagtggataaacacagagaattatcacAAAGATCAAAAAGAAATGTGTCgaagagtcatgagcagggaaaatcatGCGAGACTCAGCACacaccagaaagagagcagggaaaccagccaggagagaaaatgggtaaatttatttattgtcggggaactcagaagagcAGCAATgaaaccacaacaaagcaggaaatcctcatgggaaaaagggaaaatacatgcagtgagtgtgggaaaaacttcactcgaagatcagccctttctgttcatcagagaatccacacaggcgagaggccctatgaatgcagtgagtgtgggaaatgcttcactagcagctcaaacctttttaaacatgagagaatccacacaggggagaggccctttgaatgccttgagtgtggaaaatgcttcactaagagctcagccctttctgaacatcagagaatccacacaagggagaggccctttgaatgctgtgagtgtgggaaaaacttcagttCCAGCTCAcatcttattaggcatcagacagtccacacaggggagaggccctatgaatgccgtgagtgcgggaaaaccttcaatcgcagctcacatCTCATTAGACATCAGACAGTCCACACAGGCGAGAGGCCCTATgactgcagtgagtgtgggaaaaccttcagttgcagttcacatcttattaggcatcagacagtccacacaggggagaacccttatgaatgcagtgagtgtgggaaaaccttcaatcgcagctcacaccttattaggcatcagacaGTCCATacaggggagaggccttatgaatgccgtgagtgtgggaaaaccttcagttgcagttcgcaccttattaggcatcagaaaatccacacgggggagagaacctatgaaagcagtgagtgtgggaaaaccttaggGTCCAAAGAAATTTTGTCCagctccacttcctagttcagtgtgtcTCATTACCGTTCCAGTGgatgccagggttagattgagaacaacCATCCTTCACCGTTTGGATCCAAAGAGGGCGCTTCATAGGACATTCCttccccgtggatcccaaactggctgcctgagtgggtaacaaggacttccaggctgtagaaatgatggtaaccaatgaggcaacaaatgtgtcaggctccaatttcagacttctggatactcacatgttgagtcctgattctaagGTTTCGTGTCTGATGCTCtggctacacaattaagctgatgttggtgcagctgtagcactgctattACAGATGCTGTCCGCCAATGGAAAAAATCTCTCCCCAAGAACTTTATTAGTCCAGCCCGCACAAGTGGTGGTGGCTATGTAGCCAGgcaaagctctcctgctgatgtagtGTTATCTCACAGGGGAGGAGGGTTGTGTAACTACATTTCTCACcagtgtgtatttttcacacccctgagcaatatagttatactgataaatgtctttagtgtagactagaccttagttttctcttgttttatgtatttacatcacttctcctctatctcctcctactttgaaagatttaaaAGTGTGacaagagaggtatttttcctcatgatgcaaacattccccTATAGGaaaccccttccaccaacacacatGGCAAAAGAGCCAGAGAGATATGAACtcccagaagtggttgggacccaagttgggacaaaccacaacttgagccaaggttcagttgttggcaatggggattacaATAAAACTAACGTACGagaagaatttgtgatctttgaatatgttattggtaccaatgaaaatgaaattataggcgAAGTTatttggttaaagagtaagagactaattgtttgataatctgaattattttggaaaacggaaagttgtcttgttttttgttttgttagtcatacaggaaatcatggctaatcttgaaaagttaatttgatttaatttaccctgtatagtgtaaggagttctggtagaaaacctcccTTCAAAGGCTGGgatgggagaatgtgtgtgagaaagagtgtataagagaatattggcccagtattgatttaaattttttgtatttcaaatattcaaatagaacttattttgcttagcttcaaagttaatttctattaaaaggaaaactacttGAGACAAGTTGTATAACTTTTTACCCACTTAGCCTGTAAGGGTCACTGAcatccccacttctctaatttgcgaaggaaaggcctgacatctgtcataggatgtgtccaACAGGTACAAAAGCTGCAGTCGTCAATCATCAATATCAAGGAAAAGGCTGGACTCCACTGCCTTTCATATCTAAAAGCCGTCTGGAGGCTGATCTACAATGAAAAGCTATGTTGAcatagccacatctctcaggggtgtgaaaaatctgctccacagagaagtagttaatgtgagccccagtgtagacagggttgggttgggttgtcagaagaatacttccagtgtttgaagtgtagacatagccttagggctggtctacagtatGCAGTTATTTCGGAATTAGCTGAGTTAATTCGAAATAAAACTGATCCCATCCACATGCCCAAatcatttttttcaatttaaagggctctttaatccagtttctatactccaccttggcaagtggagtagtgctaaaatcgagaTTGCAATTCCGGATTAGAGGTactgtggacgcaattcgacacTATTGGcgtccgggagctatcccagaatgcttccttGTGAGCACTCTGGataacactctcaactccgatgcacttgCCAGGTAGGCAGTAAAaaccccgggaacttttgaatttcatttcctgtttggccactgtAGTGagttcatcagcacaggtgatcatcaggacagtccaccatcacaggcgaccatgcagagtccatcaTCATGAGAGACCACACAGTCCTGGAttcacagatgagctccagcatggtctgaacgggaggtactggatctcatcgcatgttggggagatgaatctgttatgggagaactacattaaaaaaaacaaaccacaaatacacctctaccccgatataacgctgtcctcaggagccaaaaaatcttaccgtgttataggtgaaactgtgttatattgaacttgctttgatccaccggagtgtgcagccccacccgcctcgaagcactgctttaccacattatatccgaattcgtgttctattgtgttgcgttatatcggggtagaggtgtatgtacgctaaagtctccagggccatgacggaatgaggctactccagggacacagagcagtatcatgtaaaaatcaaggagctcaagcAAGCGtatcaaaaagccagggaggtgaATGGGCTCTCTgagtcacagccccatacatgctgcttctactGTGAACTGCATGCAATTTTGGGGGGTggtgccaccactaccccaccactgtccatggacatgTGCAAATTGGGAGTTGCATGGAGCAGGGAGAATGACTTTttagaggaggacagtgcacaagcgacaagtggggaatccgttttcccccatcaaggttccctccccactctgaactttagggtacagatatggggacctgaatgaaagaccccctaagtttaTTTACTAGCTTAGGTTaatagtaagctgccaccactatgtgtattccaaatcttaggggagagccacttggaactctgcctttccccaaatatctCCCAAGTCCCTAACCTGTCCtttcctgggcagccttgagactAATTTCCCCCCCCAAGTCCCTACATCCCTTTTCCTGGTtaggcttgagagtataccctcaccaattagtcctggcaAACCTGGTgtctgaactttgtgactttgtcctcacccataactatttcacatttggggacaaggTGTACCTTCatgtcagcggcactgctatgggtactcgcatggccccacagtatgccaacatttttatggctgacttagaacaacgcttcctcagctcttgtcccgtAATGCCCCATCTCTACTTGCATTAcactgatgacatcatcatctggacccatggaaaagaagcccttgaggaattccaccgtgatttcaacaatttccatcccaccatcaacctcagcctgcaccaatccacacaagagcagtatccacaggaaagggaggggggaagctgtgaGACTCCAcgtgctgcagcttgctgtgaatggagagctggctgctagaagggggtggcactgtgaaaAGGGAACAAGTGGGCCCAAGGAGTAGAAAGCTTTGGTCCAGAtagcaccctcagaagacttccccagactggcttagggatgcTTGTGTGACCtctcctggcagcccccaaagaaggaactgcGTGGACTAAATGGACAATGCACCcctctatctgaagcctggcaagggaggtatgtggatcccaccagaagttaaaatgataagtaagggaggggaggctctactagaggacctgggcagcttcaaATACAGTACAGGAGGATTTTCACTTGTAAaccatgaaaatagaaattgacttttcctttccagatttatcttatattcagaaagggaatctagcacctgccttccagatctgaacaccctcaaaattcaggagagctcaagctcaatttgggcagctgttacttcattcttcccaaatcaaatatgctgatccactgtaatttgctgtagaaaaagtaggataaaattgagcaacaaatgctggggtcttcccagtgctaactagggctggaattgctattttcaacagccattatcttttttttttttttaattttgtttgtttaaaaggaagacagtgatcatagaatcatagattattagggttggaagggacctcaggagatcatctagtccaaccccctggtcaaagcaggaccaatccccaaatcgccccctcaaggattgagctcacaaccctgggtttagcaggccaatgctcaaaaccactggcaaattccccataaaaacaaagaatggaacaaaagaataataaaggcatctcaacttttcctcatttatgtaggacagtcttagaAGATGgatccagatatcttccaatcacacaagctgaaaattgttccactttactgcagttctgtaaccatgcgggaaccagtcctgtctgtgttctgtgcacatccaaaatccctgctgaattcagaagtgccttgcttttgtgaccatcccacctgatatgttcagcccttgtaa carries:
- the LOC120394306 gene encoding histone H4-like, yielding MSFGLSPCPAPRLSVTLANRSGRGKGSKGLRKGGAKCHTKVLRDNIQGITKPAIRRLARRGGVKRISGLLYEETCRVLKVFLENMIRDAVTYTDHAKQKTVMAMDTVYALKPQGHTLYGFGG